One part of the Neosynechococcus sphagnicola sy1 genome encodes these proteins:
- a CDS encoding bifunctional metallophosphatase/5'-nucleotidase — LQQKIIGQTTVPLTRDHLGESNLGDLVADAMLEKTQADGAEIALINSGGLRNDLTIGPITLGQLLEVLPFGNTIVRVDLTGEQIWTALENGLSRIEEGAGRFPQVSGLRIVWNPTAAPGSRVVSVQVRHRDSSLAPLRPTQIYRVVTNNFMATGGDGYHVVSQGQNILDTGLLLVDVVTEYIVAQSPLKIQTEQRILNPRSP, encoded by the coding sequence CCTTGCAGCAAAAAATCATTGGTCAAACCACCGTGCCCCTGACCCGCGATCATCTGGGGGAATCGAATTTAGGAGATTTGGTTGCCGATGCCATGTTGGAGAAAACCCAAGCCGATGGGGCTGAAATTGCCCTGATCAACAGTGGGGGACTGCGGAATGATTTGACAATTGGGCCAATTACTCTAGGCCAACTGTTGGAAGTTCTCCCCTTTGGCAACACCATTGTCCGGGTGGATCTAACCGGTGAGCAGATTTGGACAGCGCTGGAAAATGGTCTGAGTCGAATTGAAGAAGGCGCAGGTCGGTTTCCGCAGGTGAGTGGCCTCCGCATTGTCTGGAACCCTACAGCTGCCCCTGGGTCTCGGGTTGTCAGTGTCCAAGTACGACATCGGGATAGCAGTCTAGCCCCCCTCCGTCCCACCCAGATTTATCGAGTCGTCACTAACAACTTTATGGCAACGGGGGGAGATGGCTACCACGTGGTGTCTCAAGGACAAAATATCCTCGACACTGGCTTGCTACTAGTTGATGTGGTCACTGAATACATCGTGGCGCAATCGCCCCTGAAGATCCAGACAGAACAGCGGATTCTCAATCCGAGGAGCCCCTGA